A stretch of the Drosophila sulfurigaster albostrigata strain 15112-1811.04 chromosome 2L, ASM2355843v2, whole genome shotgun sequence genome encodes the following:
- the LOC133850953 gene encoding 1-phosphatidylinositol 4,5-bisphosphate phosphodiesterase classes I and II isoform X3: MMSAGGTYISTASVEVPQALQDGEKFIKWDDDSGSGTPVTMRVDAKGFFLYWVDQNNELDILDIATIRDVRTGQYAKKPKDAKLRQIVTLGPQDTLEEKTVTICHGSDFVNMTFVNFCCTRRDIAQIWSDGLIKLAYSLAQLNGSAIMFLQKAHTKLCLQVDKSGRIPVKNIIKLFAQNKEDRKRVEKALDVTGLPSGKVDSISVAKFQFEDFYNLYKYLTQRSEVERLFDTICGTDKAKRKCMSIAQLVEFLNKTQRDPRLNEILYPYANPARAKELIQQYEPNKFNAQKGQLSLDGFLRYLMGDDNPIMAPNKLDLCDDMDHPLSHYFINSSHNTYLTGHQLTGKSSVEIYRQCLLAGCRCVELDFWNGRTEEPVIVHGYTFVPEIFAKDVLEAIAESAFKTSEYPVILSFENHCNPRQQAKIANYCREIFGDMLLDKPLDSHPLEPNLDLPPPSMLRRKIIIKNKKKHHHHHHHHHKKPSALGQGTPAASNKLTTANSVDAAAKAASAAAAAANAQQVAAAAQDEGGGAAAGRALTGAANGDIVSGAGGGGGHAPPLQQIRQSSKDSTGSSDSDSSSDDESLPNTTPSLPSGNEPPPEKAQKETEAGAEISALVNYVQPIHFSSFENAEKKNRCYEMSSFDEKQATTLLKERPIEFVNYNKHQLSRVYPAGTRFDSSNFMPQLFWNAGCQLVALNFQTLDLAMQLNLGIFEYNARSGYLLKPEFMRRSDRRLDPFAESTVDGIIAGTVSITVLSGQFLTDKRVNTFVEVDMYGLPADTVRKKFRTKTVRDNGMNPVYDEDPFVFKKVVLPELASIRVAAYEESGKLIGHRVLPVIGLCPGYRHVNLRSEVGQPIALASLFLCVVVKDYVPDDLSNFAEALANPIKYQSELEKRDIQLSVLTDDTDAVANADEDLSKSFVFVQVGGQKKELRPVESLATSPKHRASISTVAALSVEMPADRTDGGRHNDDNVSIVTTGIQHQHSLDQSVTTSIRQVESSQFDVEQVLAEPLEKILDHKSVREKRLEMEKKLESLRKKHDKEKLKIAGQKMSPLDGGKKPKFTITNKLVKRLSNKSLEPGIEVPPCPLDLGDSSEESAGAGELSEEATGSSSLEGTQESRLRYACREYTSQYRELQEKYHEAIYTAAEKVLKNSQTSQMKQLKASLDKVTGEVMHQLQEARRNEVKNLATVHRDRDELVRMKREVASSVVERGVAERVRLKQTFDKRTDELQKTHDAVRNGLAEHRSKARQILDKDAESRSCVSNSGFLVLFHGPHHHGCSAASAASGGVTNSTISGNNLTLSLDVGGAVGGGAGGGAMAISPAKSHNSITAASATTEMKT, from the exons GACGCTAAGCTGCGACAGATTGTGACGCTGGGGCCACAGGATACGCTCGAGGAGAAGACCGTCACCATTTGCCATGGCTCTGATTTTGTTAACATGACATTTGTCAACTTTTGCTGCACGCGACGGGACATTGCACAG ATCTGGTCGGATGGCCTCATCAAACTGGCCTACAGCCTGGCCCAGCTGAATGGCTCGGCGATTATGTTCCTGCAGAAGGCCCACACAAAGCTCTGTCTGCAGGTGGACAAAAGCGGACGCATACCAGTGAAAAA CATCATTAAACTTTTTGCGCAGAATAAAGAGGATCGGAAACGTGTCGAGAAGGCGCTGGACGTGACCGGCTTGCCATCGGGCAAAGTCGATAGCATATCGGTGgcgaaatttcaatttgaggACTTTTACAATCTGTACAAATATCTGACGCAGCGTTCCGAAGTCGAACGTCTCTTCGACACCAT ttgtgGCACAGACAAGGCAAAGCGCAAATGCATGTCCATCGCTCAGCTGGTGGAGTTCCTCAACAAGACGCAACGCGATCCGCGCCTCAATGAGATACTCTATCCATATGCAAATCCTGCTCGCGCCAAAGAACTCATTCAACAATACGAGCCCAACAAGTTTAACGCACAAAAGGGCCAACTCAGCTTGGATGGCTTTTTGAG GTATCTCATGGGCGATGATAATCCAATCATGGCGCCCAATAAGCTTGATCTCTGCGATGATATGGATCACCCGCTGTCGCACTACTTCATCAACTCCTCACACAACACCTACCTAACTGGCCATCAGCTGACGGGCAAATCCTCTGTGGAAATATACAGGCAATGCCTTCTCGCCGGCTGCAG ATGCGTCGAGCTAGACTTTTGGAATGGTCGCACCGAAGAGCCAGTCATCGTCCATGGCTACACGTTTGTGCCCGAAATCTTTGCCAAGGACGTGCTTGAGGCCATCGCGGAGAGTGCATTTAAAACATCCGAATACCCTGTGATATTAAGTTTTGAGAATCACTGCAATCCCAGGCAACAG GCGAAAATTGCCAATTATTGCCGCGAAATCTTTGGCGATATGCTGCTGGACAAGCCGCTGGATTCGCATCCATTGGAACCCAATTTGGATTTGCCGCCGCCATCGATGCTGCGTCGCAAGATCATCatcaagaacaagaagaagcatcatcatcaccatcaccatcatcacAAGAAGCCGTCGGCGTTGGGACAGGGAACGCCAGCTGCCAGCAATAAACTCACAACAGCCAACTCAG TTGATGCGGCAGCCAAGGCGGCTTCAGCTGCGGCGGCAGCTGCCAATGCGCAACAAGTGGCTGCCGCAGCGCAGGACGAAGGAGGCGGAGCGGCGGCAGGACGCGCATTGACAGGCGCCGCAAATGGCGACATTGTCAGcggagcaggaggaggaggaggacatGCGCCGCCACTGCAa CAAATCCGACAGAGCTCAAAGGACAGCACTGGCTCCTCCGACTCGGACAGCTCCAGCGACGATGAATCCCTGCCCAATACAACGCCCAGTCTGCCCAGCGGCAACGAGCCACCTCCAGAGAAGGCACAAAAGGAAACCGAGGCGGGTGCCGAGATCTCAGCGCTGGTCAACTACGTGCAGCCCATTCACTTTAGCTCCTTCGAGAATGCAGAAA AGAAGAACCGCTGCTATGAAATGTCCTCGTTTGATGAGAAGCAGGCAACGACGCTGCTCAAGGAGCGACCCATTGAGTTTGTCAACTACAACAAGCATCAGTTGTCGAGAGTTTATCCCGCCGGCACACGCTTCGATAGCTCCAACTTTATGCCGCAACTCTTCTGGAATGCTGGCTGCCAGCTGGTCGCACTCAATTTCCAGACACTCGATCTGGCCATGCAACTAAATCTGGGCATCTTCGAGTACAACGCACGCTCCGGATATCTGCTAAAGCCAGAATTCATGCGACGCTCCGACCGACGACTCGATCCCTTCGCCGAGAGCACCGTGGACGGCATCATTGCGGGCACCGTCTCCATCACTGTGCTCTCCGGTCAGTTTCTCACCGACAAGCGTGTCAACACCTTCGTCGAGGTGGATATGTACGGTCTGCCTGCGGATACGGTGCGCAAGAAGTTTCGCACCAAGACAGTGCGCGATAATGGCATGAATCCGGTCTACGATGAAGATCCCTTCGTCTTCAAAAAGGTGGTGCTTCCGGAACTGGCCAGCATTCGTGTGGCAGCCTACGAGGAGAGTGGCAAGTTAATTGGTCATCGAGTGCTGCCCGTTATCGGTCTTTGTCCCGGCTATCGTCATGTGAATCTCCGCTCCGAGGTAGGACAACCCATTGCGCTGGCTTCGCTCTTCTTGTGCGTCGTTGTCAAGGACTACGTGCCCGACGATCTGTCCAACTTTGCCGAGGCGTTGGCCAATCCCATCAAGTATCAGAGCGAGCTGGAGAAGCGCGACATTCAGCTGTCGGTGCTGACCGACGACACGGATGCGGTGGCCAATGCGGATGAGGATCTGTCCAAGTCGT TCGTTTTCGTCCAAGTAGGTGGCCAAAAGAAGGAACTACGTCCGGTTGAATCGTTAGCCACCTCACCCAAGCATCGCGCCAGCATTTCCACAGTCGCTGCTCTCAGCGTCGAGATGCCCGCCGATCGCACCGATGGCGGACGCCACAACGATGACAATGTATCGATTGTCACAACTGGCATTCAGCATCAGCATTCGCTGGATCAATCCGTGACCACATCCATCAGACAGGTGGAATCCTCGCAGTTTGATGTCGAGCAGGTGTTGGCGGAACCATTGGAGAAAATACTCGATCACAAATCGGTGCGCGAGAAGCGTCTGGAGATGGAGAAGAAGCTCGAATCGTTGCGCAAGAAACACGACAAGGAGAAGCTCAAGATCGCTGGCCAAAAGATGAGTCCCCTCGATGGCGGCAAGAAACCCAAATTCACCATCACCAACAAGCTGGTGAAGCGCCTCAGCAACAAGAGTCT CGAGCCCGGCATCGAAGTTCCCCCCTGCCCTCTCGATCTAGGCGACAGCAGCGAGGAGAGCGCCGGCGCCGGCGAACTCAGCGAAGAGGCTACCGGCTCCAGTAGCCTCGAAGGCACCCAAGAGTCGCGACTGCGCTACGCGTGCCGTGAGTATACATCCCAGTATCGGGAACTGCAGGAGAAGTACCATGAGGCCATCTACACGGCAGCGGAGAAGGTGCTAAAGAACTCGCAGACTAGTCAAATGAAGCAGCTGAAGGCGTCGCTCGACAAGGTGACCGGCGAGGTGATGCATCAGCTGCAGGAGGCGCGACGCAACGAGGTCAAGAACTTGGCCACCGTGCACAGAGATCGTGACGAGCTGGTCAG AATGAAACGAGAGGTGGCCAGCTCTGTGGTGGAGCGAGGCGTAGCAGAACGTGTGCGTCTCAAGCAGACATTTGACAAGCGCACGGATGAACTGCAGAAGACGCACGATGCAGTGCGCAATGGTCTCGCAGAACATCGCTCAAAG GCGCGTCAAATACTGGACAAGGATGCGGAATCTCGCAGCTGCGTCTCGAACAGTGGCTTCCTGGTGCTCTTCCATGGGCCGCATCATCATGGCTGTTCAGCAGCGTCCGCTGCCTCTGGCGGTGTCACAAACTCCACAATCTCTGGCAATAATCTCACACTCAGCCTGGATGTTGGCGGTGCCGTCGGCGGTGGTGCTGGCGGTGGTGCCATGGCCATATCCCCGGCCAAATCGCACAATAGCATTACGGCCGCATCGGCGACAACGGAGATGAAGACGTAA
- the LOC133850953 gene encoding 1-phosphatidylinositol 4,5-bisphosphate phosphodiesterase classes I and II isoform X2: MMSAGGTYISTASVEVPQALQDGEKFIKWDDDSGSGTPVTMRVDAKGFFLYWVDQNNELDILDIATIRDVRTGQYAKKPKDAKLRQIVTLGPQDTLEEKTVTICHGSDFVNMTFVNFCCTRRDIAQIWSDGLIKLAYSLAQLNGSAIMFLQKAHTKLCLQVDKSGRIPVKNIIKLFAQNKEDRKRVEKALDVTGLPSGKVDSISVAKFQFEDFYNLYKYLTQRSEVERLFDTICGTDKAKRKCMSIAQLVEFLNKTQRDPRLNEILYPYANPARAKELIQQYEPNKFNAQKGQLSLDGFLRYLMGDDNPIMAPNKLDLCDDMDHPLSHYFINSSHNTYLTGHQLTGKSSVEIYRQCLLAGCRCVELDFWNGRTEEPVIVHGYTFVPEIFAKDVLEAIAESAFKTSEYPVILSFENHCNPRQQAKIANYCREIFGDMLLDKPLDSHPLEPNLDLPPPSMLRRKIIIKNKKKHHHHHHHHHKKPSALGQGTPAASNKLTTANSVDAAAKAASAAAAAANAQQVAAAAQDEGGGAAAGRALTGAANGDIVSGAGGGGGHAPPLQQIRQSSKDSTGSSDSDSSSDDESLPNTTPSLPSGNEPPPEKAQKETEAGAEISALVNYVQPIHFSSFENAEKKNRCYEMSSFDEKQATTLLKERPIEFVNYNKHQLSRVYPAGTRFDSSNFMPQLFWNAGCQLVALNFQTLDLAMQLNLGIFEYNARSGYLLKPEFMRRSDRRLDPFAESTVDGIIAGTVSITVLSGQFLTDKRVNTFVEVDMYGLPADTVRKKFRTKTVRDNGMNPVYDEDPFVFKKVVLPELASIRVAAYEESGKLIGHRVLPVIGLCPGYRHVNLRSEVGQPIALASLFLCVVVKDYVPDDLSNFAEALANPIKYQSELEKRDIQLSVLTDDTDAVANADEDLSKSCGQKKELRPVESLATSPKHRASISTVAALSVEMPADRTDGGRHNDDNVSIVTTGIQHQHSLDQSVTTSIRQVESSQFDVEQVLAEPLEKILDHKSVREKRLEMEKKLESLRKKHDKEKLKIAGQKMSPLDGGKKPKFTITNKLVKRLSNKSLNCFSPYSEPGIEVPPCPLDLGDSSEESAGAGELSEEATGSSSLEGTQESRLRYACREYTSQYRELQEKYHEAIYTAAEKVLKNSQTSQMKQLKASLDKVTGEVMHQLQEARRNEVKNLATVHRDRDELVRMKREVASSVVERGVAERVRLKQTFDKRTDELQKTHDAVRNGLAEHRSKARQILDKDAESRSCVSNSGFLVLFHGPHHHGCSAASAASGGVTNSTISGNNLTLSLDVGGAVGGGAGGGAMAISPAKSHNSITAASATTEMKT, from the exons GACGCTAAGCTGCGACAGATTGTGACGCTGGGGCCACAGGATACGCTCGAGGAGAAGACCGTCACCATTTGCCATGGCTCTGATTTTGTTAACATGACATTTGTCAACTTTTGCTGCACGCGACGGGACATTGCACAG ATCTGGTCGGATGGCCTCATCAAACTGGCCTACAGCCTGGCCCAGCTGAATGGCTCGGCGATTATGTTCCTGCAGAAGGCCCACACAAAGCTCTGTCTGCAGGTGGACAAAAGCGGACGCATACCAGTGAAAAA CATCATTAAACTTTTTGCGCAGAATAAAGAGGATCGGAAACGTGTCGAGAAGGCGCTGGACGTGACCGGCTTGCCATCGGGCAAAGTCGATAGCATATCGGTGgcgaaatttcaatttgaggACTTTTACAATCTGTACAAATATCTGACGCAGCGTTCCGAAGTCGAACGTCTCTTCGACACCAT ttgtgGCACAGACAAGGCAAAGCGCAAATGCATGTCCATCGCTCAGCTGGTGGAGTTCCTCAACAAGACGCAACGCGATCCGCGCCTCAATGAGATACTCTATCCATATGCAAATCCTGCTCGCGCCAAAGAACTCATTCAACAATACGAGCCCAACAAGTTTAACGCACAAAAGGGCCAACTCAGCTTGGATGGCTTTTTGAG GTATCTCATGGGCGATGATAATCCAATCATGGCGCCCAATAAGCTTGATCTCTGCGATGATATGGATCACCCGCTGTCGCACTACTTCATCAACTCCTCACACAACACCTACCTAACTGGCCATCAGCTGACGGGCAAATCCTCTGTGGAAATATACAGGCAATGCCTTCTCGCCGGCTGCAG ATGCGTCGAGCTAGACTTTTGGAATGGTCGCACCGAAGAGCCAGTCATCGTCCATGGCTACACGTTTGTGCCCGAAATCTTTGCCAAGGACGTGCTTGAGGCCATCGCGGAGAGTGCATTTAAAACATCCGAATACCCTGTGATATTAAGTTTTGAGAATCACTGCAATCCCAGGCAACAG GCGAAAATTGCCAATTATTGCCGCGAAATCTTTGGCGATATGCTGCTGGACAAGCCGCTGGATTCGCATCCATTGGAACCCAATTTGGATTTGCCGCCGCCATCGATGCTGCGTCGCAAGATCATCatcaagaacaagaagaagcatcatcatcaccatcaccatcatcacAAGAAGCCGTCGGCGTTGGGACAGGGAACGCCAGCTGCCAGCAATAAACTCACAACAGCCAACTCAG TTGATGCGGCAGCCAAGGCGGCTTCAGCTGCGGCGGCAGCTGCCAATGCGCAACAAGTGGCTGCCGCAGCGCAGGACGAAGGAGGCGGAGCGGCGGCAGGACGCGCATTGACAGGCGCCGCAAATGGCGACATTGTCAGcggagcaggaggaggaggaggacatGCGCCGCCACTGCAa CAAATCCGACAGAGCTCAAAGGACAGCACTGGCTCCTCCGACTCGGACAGCTCCAGCGACGATGAATCCCTGCCCAATACAACGCCCAGTCTGCCCAGCGGCAACGAGCCACCTCCAGAGAAGGCACAAAAGGAAACCGAGGCGGGTGCCGAGATCTCAGCGCTGGTCAACTACGTGCAGCCCATTCACTTTAGCTCCTTCGAGAATGCAGAAA AGAAGAACCGCTGCTATGAAATGTCCTCGTTTGATGAGAAGCAGGCAACGACGCTGCTCAAGGAGCGACCCATTGAGTTTGTCAACTACAACAAGCATCAGTTGTCGAGAGTTTATCCCGCCGGCACACGCTTCGATAGCTCCAACTTTATGCCGCAACTCTTCTGGAATGCTGGCTGCCAGCTGGTCGCACTCAATTTCCAGACACTCGATCTGGCCATGCAACTAAATCTGGGCATCTTCGAGTACAACGCACGCTCCGGATATCTGCTAAAGCCAGAATTCATGCGACGCTCCGACCGACGACTCGATCCCTTCGCCGAGAGCACCGTGGACGGCATCATTGCGGGCACCGTCTCCATCACTGTGCTCTCCGGTCAGTTTCTCACCGACAAGCGTGTCAACACCTTCGTCGAGGTGGATATGTACGGTCTGCCTGCGGATACGGTGCGCAAGAAGTTTCGCACCAAGACAGTGCGCGATAATGGCATGAATCCGGTCTACGATGAAGATCCCTTCGTCTTCAAAAAGGTGGTGCTTCCGGAACTGGCCAGCATTCGTGTGGCAGCCTACGAGGAGAGTGGCAAGTTAATTGGTCATCGAGTGCTGCCCGTTATCGGTCTTTGTCCCGGCTATCGTCATGTGAATCTCCGCTCCGAGGTAGGACAACCCATTGCGCTGGCTTCGCTCTTCTTGTGCGTCGTTGTCAAGGACTACGTGCCCGACGATCTGTCCAACTTTGCCGAGGCGTTGGCCAATCCCATCAAGTATCAGAGCGAGCTGGAGAAGCGCGACATTCAGCTGTCGGTGCTGACCGACGACACGGATGCGGTGGCCAATGCGGATGAGGATCTGTCCAAGTCGT GTGGCCAAAAGAAGGAACTACGTCCGGTTGAATCGTTAGCCACCTCACCCAAGCATCGCGCCAGCATTTCCACAGTCGCTGCTCTCAGCGTCGAGATGCCCGCCGATCGCACCGATGGCGGACGCCACAACGATGACAATGTATCGATTGTCACAACTGGCATTCAGCATCAGCATTCGCTGGATCAATCCGTGACCACATCCATCAGACAGGTGGAATCCTCGCAGTTTGATGTCGAGCAGGTGTTGGCGGAACCATTGGAGAAAATACTCGATCACAAATCGGTGCGCGAGAAGCGTCTGGAGATGGAGAAGAAGCTCGAATCGTTGCGCAAGAAACACGACAAGGAGAAGCTCAAGATCGCTGGCCAAAAGATGAGTCCCCTCGATGGCGGCAAGAAACCCAAATTCACCATCACCAACAAGCTGGTGAAGCGCCTCAGCAACAAGAGTCT TAATTGTTTCTCTCCATACAGCGAGCCCGGCATCGAAGTTCCCCCCTGCCCTCTCGATCTAGGCGACAGCAGCGAGGAGAGCGCCGGCGCCGGCGAACTCAGCGAAGAGGCTACCGGCTCCAGTAGCCTCGAAGGCACCCAAGAGTCGCGACTGCGCTACGCGTGCCGTGAGTATACATCCCAGTATCGGGAACTGCAGGAGAAGTACCATGAGGCCATCTACACGGCAGCGGAGAAGGTGCTAAAGAACTCGCAGACTAGTCAAATGAAGCAGCTGAAGGCGTCGCTCGACAAGGTGACCGGCGAGGTGATGCATCAGCTGCAGGAGGCGCGACGCAACGAGGTCAAGAACTTGGCCACCGTGCACAGAGATCGTGACGAGCTGGTCAG AATGAAACGAGAGGTGGCCAGCTCTGTGGTGGAGCGAGGCGTAGCAGAACGTGTGCGTCTCAAGCAGACATTTGACAAGCGCACGGATGAACTGCAGAAGACGCACGATGCAGTGCGCAATGGTCTCGCAGAACATCGCTCAAAG GCGCGTCAAATACTGGACAAGGATGCGGAATCTCGCAGCTGCGTCTCGAACAGTGGCTTCCTGGTGCTCTTCCATGGGCCGCATCATCATGGCTGTTCAGCAGCGTCCGCTGCCTCTGGCGGTGTCACAAACTCCACAATCTCTGGCAATAATCTCACACTCAGCCTGGATGTTGGCGGTGCCGTCGGCGGTGGTGCTGGCGGTGGTGCCATGGCCATATCCCCGGCCAAATCGCACAATAGCATTACGGCCGCATCGGCGACAACGGAGATGAAGACGTAA